ATTGTCCGTCGGGCGGAAGAAGGGATAAACATGATGAAGCAAAATATGGAGAACTACCGCCAGTATCAGAAACAGGGACTTATAACTAAAGATCAGTTAACCAGCCAGGTGGCACTGTATTATCAACAACAGAATAGCCTGTTGAATCTGAGCACACAGAATGCGCAGAACATCCTGCAGATAACCAGTCTGGACAGTCAGATCCAAACGCAGGCAGCTGAATTTGATAACCGCATTTACCAGATGGAACTGCAGCGTTACGAGTTACAGAAAGAACGTGTCACTACGGATGCCGGAGGCGATGTCATAGTTCGTGCATTGTCGGACGGAAAAATTGATTCGCTTAGTGTTACGCCGGGACAGATGGTCAGTGCAGGAGACAGCCTTCTGCAAATCGTTCCGCAGAACGTAAAAAGCCATGACCTGGTTTTGTGGGTACCGAATGATGCTCTGCCCTATATTTCTGTGGGTGACAGCGTGAATGTGCGCTACGAAGCTTTCCCGGCGGAAAAATTCGGACAGTTTGCGGCGAAAGTGATGCTGGTTTCCCGAACACCAGCGTCTTCCCAGGAAATGCAGACCTATGCGGGAGCGCCTCGGAACACTGCGGGAGGATCAATTCCTTACTATAAAGTGGTCGTCAGGCCGGAACGTCAGTCAATCGCTTACATGGGTAGAGATCTGCCGCTGGAAAACGGTATGAAGGCACAGAGCACATTATTTCTCGAGAAACGACGGATTTATCAGTGGATGCTGTCACCTTTCTACGACATGAAGCACAGCGTTACAGGGCCAGTGAATGACAACTAAACGCGTCCTTGCTGACCTGGGGAATAAACTTGATCTCAAACTTCGCAGACGCGTGCCAGTCGTGCATCAGACGGAATCGTCAGAATGTGGACTGGCCTGTCTGGCGATGGTTTGTGGCCATTATGGCCGAAACGTTGACCTGATTGCCCTGCGTCGGCAGTTTAACCTGTCTGCCCGGGGAGCCACGCTTGCGGGCGTCATGGAGACGGGAACTCATCTTGGAATGGAGACGCGGGCTTTATCACTTGATCTCTGTGAACTCAGCGACCTCAGGCTACCCTGTATTCTTCACTGGAATTTTAATCACTTCGTGGTGCTGGTAAGCATCAGTAAGAAGGGGTTCGTGCTCCATGATCCGGCCCGGGGCCGGAGAATAGCAGATCCCAATGAAATGTCTCAGTGCTTCACCGGTGTTGCGCTGGAGGTATGGCCCGGCAGTACTTTTGTTCAGGAGACCGTCCAGAACCGGATCAGCATGCGGGCGTTACTACGCGGTGTTCATGGCATACGCGGCGCGCTGACCAAAATCTTCTGCTTTTCACTTTTCATTGAAACAATCACCCTGATGATGCCTGTGGGCACCCAACTGGTGATGGATCACGCCATTCCCGCAGGCGATCAGGGGTTGCTTACGCTCATCTGCGCAGGCCTGATGTTTTTCATCCTGTTACGGGCCACGGTCAGTATGATACGAGCCTGGTCAACAATCGTTATGGAAACGCTGATAAACGTGCAATGGCAGTCAGGGCTTTTCCGCCATCTGCTCCAGCTGCCACTGGCATATTTTGAACGACGAAAACTGGGTGATATTCAGTCCCGCTTCGGTTCGCTGGATACGCTGCGTACGACATTTACGACCAGCGTGGTGGGGGCCATCATGGACAGTATTATGGTTGTCTGTGTGCTGGTCATGCTCGTACTTTATGGAGGATGGCTGACTGCCGTGGTACTGAGCTTTACCGCATTATATGTGATGATCCGTTTACTTACCTACAGCCATTACCGCCAGTTATCCGAAGATGCATTGGTCAGGGGGGCCAGGGCCAGTTCCTATTTTATGGAGACCCTGTACGGCATCGCGACCATTAAAATGCAAGGAATGGGACAGCGTCGAAGCCGTCACTGGCTCAATCTTAAGATTGATGCCATCAATACCGGCATCAGGCTCACCAGGATGGACATGTTATTTGGTGGGATAAACACCTTTGTAACTGCCTGTGACCAGGTTGTGATCCTGTGGCTGGGCACCAGTCTCGTGATTGATAACCAGATGACCATCGGCATGTTTGTCGCGTTCGGGGTTTTCCGCAGCCAGTTTTCAGCGCGGGTGGGTTCGCTGACAAACTATTTGCTTCAGCTGCGCATGATGAGTCTGCATAACGAAAGGATTTCGGATATTGCCCTCAATGAGCGGGAAGAGATTAAGCCGGACTCAGGACTGAAAGCCGCGATGGAGCCAGCGGGGCTGGAGACCCGGGGCCTTAGCTACCGATATGACAGCCAGTCTCCTCCTGTTTTCGTCGACCTCAGTCTCTGCATCAGACCCGGAGAAAGCGTGGCCATCACGGGCCCCTCCGGATCGGGAAAAACGACACTGCTGAAGGTGCTTTGCGGACTGTTTGAGCCCGACTCCGGTCAGGTATTA
This region of Enterobacter cancerogenus genomic DNA includes:
- a CDS encoding HlyD family secretion protein — translated: MFRKEALESRKKTWYGNAVLLPGVPVWLVMAMSAFFLTCLMTFIISGSYTRRINVQGEISTWPRPVNVYSGMQGFVVKQFIKEGDSIRKGEAVYQIDVSKSTRSGVVSDTQRQDIDNQLARIGNMIAGIRKSKETTLRTLEKQKLQYSEAFRRSAAIVRRAEEGINMMKQNMENYRQYQKQGLITKDQLTSQVALYYQQQNSLLNLSTQNAQNILQITSLDSQIQTQAAEFDNRIYQMELQRYELQKERVTTDAGGDVIVRALSDGKIDSLSVTPGQMVSAGDSLLQIVPQNVKSHDLVLWVPNDALPYISVGDSVNVRYEAFPAEKFGQFAAKVMLVSRTPASSQEMQTYAGAPRNTAGGSIPYYKVVVRPERQSIAYMGRDLPLENGMKAQSTLFLEKRRIYQWMLSPFYDMKHSVTGPVNDN
- a CDS encoding peptidase domain-containing ABC transporter, translated to MTTKRVLADLGNKLDLKLRRRVPVVHQTESSECGLACLAMVCGHYGRNVDLIALRRQFNLSARGATLAGVMETGTHLGMETRALSLDLCELSDLRLPCILHWNFNHFVVLVSISKKGFVLHDPARGRRIADPNEMSQCFTGVALEVWPGSTFVQETVQNRISMRALLRGVHGIRGALTKIFCFSLFIETITLMMPVGTQLVMDHAIPAGDQGLLTLICAGLMFFILLRATVSMIRAWSTIVMETLINVQWQSGLFRHLLQLPLAYFERRKLGDIQSRFGSLDTLRTTFTTSVVGAIMDSIMVVCVLVMLVLYGGWLTAVVLSFTALYVMIRLLTYSHYRQLSEDALVRGARASSYFMETLYGIATIKMQGMGQRRSRHWLNLKIDAINTGIRLTRMDMLFGGINTFVTACDQVVILWLGTSLVIDNQMTIGMFVAFGVFRSQFSARVGSLTNYLLQLRMMSLHNERISDIALNEREEIKPDSGLKAAMEPAGLETRGLSYRYDSQSPPVFVDLSLCIRPGESVAITGPSGSGKTTLLKVLCGLFEPDSGQVLMDGTDIRQLGINNYHKMIACVMQDDRLFSGSVRENICGFAETTDDDWMMECARVSYIHDVIMAMPMGYETLIGELGEGLSGGQKQRLFIARALYRRPGILFMDEATSALDTDSEIAVNQAIKRLNITRIIIAHRETTLQSADRRIIIGTAAVP